In the genome of Sphingomonas alpina, the window CAGTGCGGGTGATCTCGCTCCACAAATCGGCAAGCTGCTCGTCGGTCATCCAGTCCTGCGCGTCGAGCAGGATGTAGCGATCGAGCGAGCCGTCGGGCCGGCCGCGCAGATAATCGGTGAAGTTGGTGTGGCGGACCTCGATGCGGTCGACGCGCTCGACGATCTCGTCATAATGCGCCTGTTGCAGATAGGGGGGCAGCGACGCGCTCGGTCCCTCGCCATAGCCGCGGCCGAACGCCTGCCAGGCGAAATAATTGTCCTTGATGTCGAAATCGCAGGCAAGCTTTTCGAGCCGCTCGCGCAGCACCACCGCCATCTTTTCATCGCCGGCCAGCGCCTCATATTGCGCCGGCGGGATGCCAAGGCCGAACAGCGAAGCGGGCTGATCGGTCAGCCATTTGATGAAGCCCTTGTCGAACATCGGGGCAAAGTCGCGGTCGAAGATCTCGCGCTGTTCCTCGATCGACTGCGCCTTGAGCAGGATCTTCGGGTTCAATCCGCCGAGCCGCGCAAGCAGATGCGCCGCGCCGATGAAATTGCCCAGCAGTCCGCGCTTGTACACGCCCTTGGCGAAGCCGCCGATGCGGCGGCGCCCGATCAGGTCGCGTCCTTCCCAATAGCGCCGCGTCGTCTCGTCGAGATGCGGGCGGATCGCGCTGCGATAGGCCAGCACATTGGCCTGGCTGTCGGCGCGGGCGAAGAAACGGTGGAACGCCTCGTAATCGGGCAACTGGCGCGCCGCGACCAGCTTCAGCCGGTTGAGTGCGATATGCGCGGTGTTGAGATCGACCGCCGTGATCGCGCGTGGATTGGCGGTGAGGTAGGAGAGCACGTTGCAACCGCCCGAGGCGATGGTGACGACATGATTGTCGGGCTGGATCGCCAGCGCTTCCATATCGACCTCCGGGTCTTCCCAGATCTGCGCATAGACCAGGCCGCGAAAGGCGAAGGTGAAGGCGCGTTCGAGCAGGCCCTGTTTCGAGAGATGATCGTGACGGTGGACAGCGGCGCGGACGGCCCCATTTTTGGAAGAGGGGTTCTTTGACAATCGGGCGACGGCCATAGTTTTTCTCCTGCGCTTCGGGCGACAGCAATTACCCGGCGGCTCGTGAGCGCGCTAGGACAATCCGATGACGGTTCGATGACGGCAAGGGGTTGTGGCCCGAAAAACGCCCGAGTCGTGGCTCAGGCGCGTTCGCGTTCCAGCAGGTCGCTGGCGTCCAGGCCGAGCAGAGTGATATGGTCACGGATGCGCGGCCAGCTGGTTTGCATGAAATGATCGCGCTCGGCGATACGCAGTTTTTCTGCCGCCCCGGCCAGCACGAACATGCCGACACCGCGGCGCACCTCGACATAGCCATCGTCTTGAAAGCTCTGATAGGCCTTGGCGACAGTCAGCGGGTTGGCGCCATGTTCGGCCGCCAGCGCGCGAACCGAAGGAAGCTGGTCGCCGGCGCGGAAATCGCCGCGCAGGATCGCTGCCGAGATGGTGGCACGCAGCTTGATATAGACCGGACTGTCTTCGGAATTAAGCGCTGTCATGCTGCCCTAATACAGCAATTGGCTGTTTAGTCCAGTCATTTAAACACTCCACTCTGTAACAATTGTGCGCAAATCGGGGCGTGGGCGTTCTTCTAATTCTCTGGATGGCGTGCCGAGAAAGATGAAACCGGCAATCCGTTCCGGCGCCGCGCCGAACGAATCGCGTACGGTTTCGGAATAGGTCGCCCAGCCGGTCAGCCAGCCGCCGGCAAAGCCCATCGCATGAGCGGCATGGAGGAGGTTCATGCACGCCGCGCCGACCGATAGTTCCTGTTCCCACAGCGGAATATGGCTTTCGGTACGCGGGCTGAACAGCGCGACGACCAGGGTCGGGGCCTGGCGGGCGAAGCTCTCGACCGCTTCGATCTCGAGCCGCGCGGCCTGGGGACGTTCCTGCCGGTATGCATCGAGCAGCATTGCGGCGAAGCGGTCGCGCGCTTCGGCGGGCACGATGACGAAGCGCCAGGGAGCAAGCTTGCCATGATCGGGCGTGCGCCCGGCGATCTGCAGGATCGTCTCGAGCTGAGCCGTATCGGGGCCGGGCGCGACCAGGTCGCGCGGTTTGCCCGAGCGGCGCGTGGCGAGATAGGCGAGTGGAGTGGAGAGGTCGTTGAACATCGAGCGCAGGTAGGTGGTGCCGCGCCGCGCCGCAACGCAACGATTGAAAGGATGCATATTTCTTCGCCCTTCGTGCTCAGTATCGCCCCGTCTCCACCGCCAGGCCGCATATTTACACCCCTGCGATTGCCGCTAGTGTCCGCGTCATAAAGCGCGCCGCGTTTGACGGTGCCAAGGCATTCAGGGAGCTTAACAAAAATGGTGGACACCCCGACCGCGGACAATCCGCGCGAGCCGGATATCAGCCACGTCAACCCGATCGGCACCGGCACCTGGTTCGAACATCCCCGCCAGCTCAAACGGTTGTTTACCACCGAGATGTGGGAGCGGTTCGGCTATTACGGCATGCGGGCGATCCTCACGCTCTATCTCACCAACCATTTCCTGTTCAGCGACACGACCGCAAACGGCATTTACGGCGGCTTCACTGCGCTGGTCTATCTGACGCCGCTGGTCGGCGGGTTGATTGCCGACAATTATCTCGGCTCGAAGCGCTCGGTGAAATTCGGCGCGATCCTGATGTCGATCGGCTATCTGATCCTCAGCTTCAGTGCGAGCAGCGACGCCGCCAAACCCTATTCGACGATCGACGGCCAGAAATACGAGATCACCGCCGAATCCACTGGTCCAGCATCCGGCAAATTTGTGCTGGTCGATGGCCAGAAGCTGCGCATCAAAGGCAATGACGACAAGACGGTGTCACTGCTCGACAGCGGCAACAAGGAAGTCCGCAAATTCGCCGATGGCGAGTTCAAGTCCGACGGCGAGCGGTCACCGCTGTTCATCCTGATGCTGCTCGTCGGCCTGTCGACGGTCACGGTCGGCAACGGCTTTTTCAAACCGAACATCTCGACCATGGTCGGCACTCTTTATGCGACCGGCGACCGACGACGCGATGCCGGCTTCACGATGTTCTATATGGGCATCAATCTCGGATCGCTGATTTCGCAATTCTTCTGCCCGATGCTGGCCGAATCGGTTGGTTTCTGGGCCGGATTTGGCCTCGCTGCCCTTGGCATGCTCTGCTCATGGCTGCTTTTCCAGTTCGATGGCGGCCGTCTCGCGGGCTATGGTGAGCGCCCGGAAAACGCGGATGCGACGAAGGACTGGTATATCTATATCGGCGCACTGGCGATGATTCCGATCTTCTGGTTTCTGTTCTCCAACCTGATGGATTATGTGGAGCCCGCGGCGGGCACCGGGTTGATCGGTTATGTCCTGACCTTGCCGATCATGGGCAAGGCGCTGTTCCTGACCTTCCTGCTCGGGGTGCCGGTGATCCTCATCTGGTCGTGGCTCAAAGGGTCGCGCCAGGAATTCCAGATGATGCTCGCGGCGATGATCCTGATCATTTTCAACGTCGTGTTCTGGACGCTGTTCGAACAGGCAGGTTCTTCGCTGACCCTGTTTGCGGATCGCAATACCAATCTTGCGCTTGAATGGACCCGGCCGCTGTTCGCAATGTTCCATGCCAGTCCGTGGAGCTATTATGCGCTCGCAGCGGCGCTCAGTGCGGGCATTGCATGGGTGTTATGGTGGTTCTTCTCGAGTGGTGAAGAACCGGCGATCAAGCGGTCGATGGGCATGTGGTTCGCGCTCGGTGCCTTTGCGGCATTCGTCGGCCTGCATTTCGCGCGCTCGGGCCTGATCGACCAGCCGGTTTATGTGATGCCGGCCGGACAGACGCAGATCTTCAATGCGCTGTTCATCGTCATGTTCGCGCCGATCTTCAGCGTGCTGTGGACTTTCCTGTCGAAACGCGGGCTGGAACCATCGATTCCGATCAAGTTCGCGCTGGCCCTGATGGGCGTCGGGGCGGGGTTTCTGTTCCTGGTCTGGGGTGCGCAATTCGCCAGCACTGATTTCAAGGTCGGGCTCGCCTGGCTTGCCGGCCTTTACCTGATCCATTCGATTGCAGAATTGTGCATCTCGCCGGTCGGGCTGTCGATGATTACCAAATTGTCGATCGCGCGCGTCGTGGGCCTGATGATGGGCGTCTGGTTCCTGTCGATCTCGGTCGCGCAATATGTCGCTGGAATGATCGCGCAGGTTGCCAGCGTCTCTACGGTCGGTGGAGAGGTAACCAACCTGAAGGTCAGTCTTGAAACCTATACGACGACCTTCACCTGGATTTCGGAATGGGCGATCGGCCTTGGTCTGCTCCTGCTGGTGCTGTCCTGGCCGCTCAAGAAGTGGATGCACGGAGTCAAATAACCGGGAGACGACAGATGGACGGCACGGAAATGGTCTTCGCGGCGGCGGCTGCATTCGTCGGCACGCATTTCCTGCTGTCCCATCCGCTCAGGCGGCCGATCGTGGCCAGGATCGGGGAGGGGCCCTTTCTCGGCCTTTACGCGCTGGTCGCCGCGGTCACGCTTGGCTTGCTTGCGTTCGCCTATCGCGCGGTCGGGGCCGAGGCAGCATTATGGCCGGTCGGTGACGGGCTCTGGCTAGTGGTGACGCTGGTGATGCTGATCGCCAGCGTGCTGCTGCTCGGGTCGCTGATCGGCAACCCGGCACTCCCCAATCCCGGCACGCCGGGTGACGCGCCAGGTGAGGCGCGAGGGGTCTTTTCGATCACGCGGCACCCGATGATGTGGGCTTTCGCGCTGTGGGGCGCGAGCCACATCGCGGTGTTTCCGCTGCCCTCCAACATCATCCTGTCGGGCGCGGTGATCGTCCTCGCCCTGGTCGGCGCGGCGCTGCAGGACCGCAAGAAGGAAGCGCTGCAGCCCGAGCGCTGGCGGGCCTGGGAGGCGAAGACGAGCTATTGGCCGTTCGCCGCGATCGCTGCGGGCCGCGCCAGGTTCGGCGGTTTCAAGCCGCACGATCTTGCCGGCGGCGTGGTACTGTGGCTGGTCGCGACCTGGGCGCATTTGCCGCTCGCGGGATGGGCGGCCGGGATTTGGCGGTGGCTATGACCTAAATCCTCCCGTTCCGGGGAGGAGCTAGGTTATAGCCGCACCATCCGCATCCCGCGCTCGGCATAACGCGGCCCTGACGTCCCACCACGCGGCGCGGCCGCATCGAGCGTCGTCAGATCATCGATGCTCAGCACCACATCTGCCGCGCCGGCACTGTCGATCATCGTCGTGCGGCGCTTGAAGCCGGGGATCGGCACGATATCCTCGCCTTGAGCGAGCAGCCAGGCAAGTGCGACCTGCGCGTTCGACACGCCGTGCTGCTGCGCCACTCCCGCCACCGCATCGACGATCGCCAGGTTGGCGGGCATGTTCTCGGCCGAATAGCGCGGATCGTTGCGGCGCCAGTCGTCGGCGGCGAGATCGTCGAGGCTGCGGATCCCGCCGGCCAGGAAGCCGCGCCCGAGCGGGCTGTACGGCACGAAGCCGATGCCGTTCTCGCGGCAGGCGGGCAGGATATCGCCCTCCACATCGCGTTCCCAGATCGAATATTCGCTTTGCAGCGCGGCGATCGGATGGACTTTGGCGGCGCGGCGGATCGTTTCAGGGCCGGCTTCGGACAGGCCGAGATGGCGCACCTTCCCTTCCTTCACCAGTTCGGCCATCCCGCCGACCGTCTCCTCGATCGACACGTTGGGATCGACGCGGTGCTGGTAGAACAGGTCGATCGTGTCGATGCCGAGCCGCTTGAGCGACCCTTCGCACGCCTCGCGCGCATTGGCCGGGCTGCCGTCGACGCCGATGATGTCGTTGCCGGAAAAGCGGAACCCGAATTTGGTGGCGATGACCAGGCCGTCGCGCTTGCCCCGGATCGCGGTGCCGAGCAGCGATTCATTGGCGAACGGACCATAGATTTGCGCCGTGTCGAAAAAATTGATCCCGAGGTCGATTGCCGCATGGATGGTGCGGGTCGATTCATCGTCATCGGCGCTGCCGTAAATGATGTTCCCTTCCCGAACCATCGGCATGCAGCCGACGCCGATCGCGGAAACCTTCAGATCCTGTCCGAGTGTACGGTATTTCATGTGACGATCTCCGCCTCCGGCTCAGCCGCGCCGCCATCGGCGCGCGCGACGGATATGGTAACGGCGACATCCATCGTCACGTTGCCGACGGTGCGAAACAGGTCGGGAATCGTCTCGACTGCGACGAGCAGCCCCAAAGCCTCGATCGGCACCCCCATCGCCACCGCGACCGGCGCGACCGAGGCGAAGAAGCTGATCGTGCCGGGCAGCGAGACCGAGCCCATGGTGGTGATCGCGGCGGTCGCGACCCCGGCGGCGAGCGCTCCCGGGCCGATCGGCATGCCAAGCAGATGCGCGACGTACAGCGCGACCGCAAGGTTCATCGCCGGGCTGGTCGCGCGGAAGATCGCCACCGCGATCGGCAAGGTGATGCCGGCGCTGGTCGCCGGCGCGCCAAGCTCGGCGCTTGCCTTGAGCATGGCGGGCAAAGAGGCCAGCGAGGATTGCGTGCTGATCGCGACCGCCTGGGCCGGGGCGACTGCGCGGGCGAAGCGCAATATGCCGACCCGGCCGAAGATCGCCGCGACTGGATAGGCGGCGAGCAGCACCACCAGCCCGATTGCCGAGACGGTAACGATGTAATGGAGCAATGCGCCGAACGCCGCTGCTCCGGTCTGCGCACCGACACCATAGGCCAGTGCGAAGATGCCGATCGGCGCAAGTTTCAAAACCCAGGTGATGATCACCAGCATCGTGTCGACGATTGCCTGAAAGAATCCGGTGAGCAGCGCGCGCGGCTCGGGCGGCAGGCGGGTGATGGCAAAGGCGAAAGTGATCGCGAACACGGTCAACGGCAGGAATGCATCGGCCGCCGCGGCGGTCACGACATTGGTCGGCACCACCGTGTCGAAGAAAGCGCCGAGGTTCGGCACCGTGCCGGCCGGCGCCGCCGCGCGGCTGAGCGACGTGCGTAGCGCCTCGGCCCAGGCGGTGGGCAGCGGCCACAGCTTGAGCAGCATCGGCACGAGCAGTGCCGACATCAATGTGGCGCTCCACAACAGGATGACGAACATCACCACCGATCGCCCCGCGATGCGCCCGGCGCGCGCCGCATCGGCGGTGGCGCCGACACCGGTCACCAGCAGCCCGACGATCAGCGGCACGATCACCATCTGCAGCCCATGCAGCCAGGCCGATCCGATCGGCTGGGTGATCTTGGTCGCCGCCAGCGCCCAGTCGGCCGAGGCGGATGCGGCGGCGATGCCGATCACGAGCCCGGCGATCAGCGCCAGCAGAATACGAGTGGCTTGCGACATGCTGATCCTTCGATATGGCTGGCGATAAGGCTGGAACTAGAGACAATAGCAGTACGCGGCCCGGGACAGTACAGAGCCGGGACGCATAGCGAATGGGAATGCGCGGAATGGCAAGAAAATATTTCGGCACCGATGGCATTCGCGGTGCGACCAATGCGCACCCGATGACTGCGGCGATGGCGATGAAGGTCGGCATGGCGGCGGGTGCGCATTTCCAGCGCGGCGACCACCGGCACCGCGTGGTGATCGGCAAGGATACGCGCCTGTCGGGCTATATGCTCGAATCGGCGATGGTTGCCGGCTTCACCAGTGTTGGCATGGACGTGGTGCTGCTCGGGCCGATGCCGACCCCGGCGGTCGCGATGCTGACTCATTCGATGCGCGCCGATCTCGGCGTGATGATCTCGGCCAGCCACAACCCCTATGCCGATAACGGCATCAAGCTGTTCGGGCCCGACGGCTACAAGCTCAGCGACGAGGACGAACTGGCGATCGAAGCGCTGATCGACGGCGATATCCCCCTCGTGGCAGGGCCGGACATCGGTCGAGCGCGACGCGTCGACGATGCGAAGGGCCGTTACATCCATTTCGCCAAATCGACCTTTCCGGAAAGCCTCCGGCTCGACGGCATGCGCATCGTGGTCGATTGCGCCAATGGTGCGGGCTATCAGGTGGCGCCCTCGGCGCTGTGGGAACTCGGTGCCGATGTGATCGCGATCGGGGTCAGCCCGAACGGCAAGAACATCAATGACGGTGTCGGGTCGACCGCGCCCGACCTGCTGTGCGAGACGGTGGTCGCCTCAGGCGCGCAGCTCGGCATTGCGCTCGACGGCGACGCCGACCGGCTGATCGTGGTCGACGAGCTTGGCCATGTGGTCGACGGCGATCAGTTGATGGCGACGATCGCCAGCGGCTATGCGCGCGCCGGGCGGCTGAAGAACGGCGGGCTGGTCGCGACGGTAATGTCGAACCTCGGACTCGAACGGCATCTCGCGGCGCAGGGCATCGGCCTGATCCGCACCGGAGTCGGCGACCGGCAGGTGCTCGAGGCGATGCGCGCGCAGGGCTATAATGTCGGCGGCGAGCAATCCGGACACATCATCCTCAGCGATTATGCCACCACCGGCGACGGACTGGTCGCAGCGCTGCAGGTGCTGGCCGAGCTGGTCTGGGCCGGCGCGCCGGCAAGCGAGTTCCTGCACCGCTTCGACCCGGTGCCGCAGCTGCTCAAGAATGTCCGCTTCAAGGGCGGCAAGCCGCTCCAGGACGAAAGCGTCAAGGCGGTGATTGCGGCGGCCGAGGCGGAACTGGCCGGTCAGGGCCGGCTGGTGATCCGCCCCTCGGGCACCGAGCCGGTGATCCGTGTGATGGCGGAAGGCGATGATTCCGATCAGGTGACGCGGCTTGTCGATCGCATCTGCGACGCGGTACGGGTGGCGGCGGCCTGAGAATAAGGCAAACCACCCCTCCGTTCGTTTCGAGCGGGGTCGAGAAACAAGCTACGAATGCTGCGCAAGGTTCTCGACTTCGCTCGAAACGAACGGAGAAGGTGCTAGAGGATAGTCCATGCTTGAAATGCGCCCCGATTGCGAACGCTGCGGCGTCGACCTTCCCGCCGATGCGCCAGGCGCGTTCATCTGCTCGTTCGAATGCACCTTCTGCGCGGAATGCACCGAGGCGATGGACGATGTCTGCCCCAATTGCGGTGGCGAGCTGATCGACCGCCCGACCCGCACCGGCAAGCGGCTCGAACGCCACCCCGCCTCGACCGTACGAGTCTATAAAGGCGCGGCATGACCGCGCGCATCCTGATCATCGCCGGCTCGGATTCGGGCGGCGGCGCGGGCATTCAGGCCGATATCAAGACAGTGACGATGCTTGGCGGCCACGCGATGACCGCCATCACTGCGATCACCGCGCAGAACACGCTCGGGGTGCAGGGCGTGCACCGCGTGCCGACCGGGACGGTCATCGCGCAGATCGACTCTGTGGTGAGCGACATCGGCGTAGACGCGGTGAAGATCGGTATGATCGGCTCGGCCGAGACCGCGCATGCGGTGGCGGACCGGCTGGAGCAGATGGCGGGCGTGCCGATCGTGCTCGATCCGGTGATGGTCGCGACGAGTGGATCGGTGCTGGCCGACGATGATACGATCGCCGCGTTCGGGCGGCTGATGCGGGTCGCGACGGTCACTACGCCCAATTTGCCGGAGCTGGCGGTGCTCAGCGCGACCCTCCCCTCCGTTCGCCCTGAGCTTGTCGAAGGACCGTTCTTCCTTCCGTCCGGCGCGGGAGAAAAAAACGGTGCTTCGACGAGCTCAGCACGAACGGAGGAGAGAACACTCGTCAATCACATCGGCACCGCATTGCTGGTGAAGGGCGGTCATGCAGATGGCGAAGAGATTGAAGACCGCCTCATTCATGCCGATGGCTCGGTTCAGAACTGGCGCGCGCCTCGACTGCACACGACCAGCAGTCACGGCACCGGCTGCACTCTGTCCAGCGCGATCGCGACTGGCCTGGGCGAGGGCATGACGCTCGCCCAGGCGGTGGAGCGGGCGATCCGATTTGTCCGCCGCGCTCTGGAAGAAGCGCCGGGTCTCGGGCATGGTCATGGTCCGATGGGCCAGCAATTTGTGACGGATTTCCGGTGACGCGTCCCAACCTCAAACCCAGTCCCAAACCCAGCCTGCGTCATGAAAAGCTCTGCCTCGCACCCGTTGTCGGGGTCGATGAGGCCGGGCGCGGGCCGCTCGCCGGGCCGGTGGTCGCAGCGGCGGTGATCCTGCCCGCCAAGGGCGTACCGCGCGGGATCGATGATTCGAAGAAACTGTCCCCGGCCGAACGTGCCCGCCTGCACGACCGGCTGCGCGACTGCGCGATGGTCGGGATCGGCATCGTCGAGGCCGACGAGATCGACACGCTCAACATCTTCTGGGCGACGATGAAGGCGATGACCCTGGCGGTCGAGGCGCTGATCAGGGATGGGGGCTGCATGCCCGGCCATGTGCTGGTCGACGGCAATCGCCTGCCGCGCTGGGATCATCCGGCGACCGCGATCATCTCGGGCGATGCGATCTCGCTGTCGATCGCCGCCGCGTCGATCGTCGCCAAGCACACTCGCGACACGATCATGATCGCGCACGCCGAATCGCATCCGCATTATGGCTGGCACTCGAACAAGGGCTATGGATCGCGCACGCACCTCGACGCGCTGCGCCAATATGGCCCTTCGCCACTGCATCGGCGCAGCTTTGCGCCGGTTGCACAGGCCTGGCTCGATTTTTAATCGCCAAATCTCGACCCATGAGTCTTTTGCGCCACACCCCATCCCTTGAGTCTGCCGACTCATGCCGACTCAATATCTGGGCAGCTTCCCAAAATGTTCCGCTTTGTTAACGATTTGGTAACCGAAATTGTTAACTATTCTGCGCTTGACCGGAGTCCGTACATCCGCAGGGATGCGCGGATTATAGACGGGGGCTGAGCTTATGGGTGTTATCGACAAGGTTAAGGCGCGCGTTGCGGCGCCCATGGTCGAAGAACTGCCGCTGGCCCAGCGGCCGCTGGCTGAGCTTCCGCTAGACAGCATCATCATGCAGGATTGCGTCTCGGCGATGCGCGCATTGCCGGCCAAGTCGGTCGACATGATCTTCGCCGATCCGCCGTACAATCTGCAACTCGGCGGCGATCTCAGCCGGCCCGACGGCAGTCATGTCGATGCGGTGACCGACGATTGGGACAAGTTCGACAGCCTCGCGGCCTATGACAAATTTACTCGCGAATGGCTGACCGAGGCGCGGCGCATCCTGAAGGACGATGGCGCGATCTGGGTGATCGGCAGCTATCACAATA includes:
- a CDS encoding DUF3419 family protein, encoding MAVARLSKNPSSKNGAVRAAVHRHDHLSKQGLLERAFTFAFRGLVYAQIWEDPEVDMEALAIQPDNHVVTIASGGCNVLSYLTANPRAITAVDLNTAHIALNRLKLVAARQLPDYEAFHRFFARADSQANVLAYRSAIRPHLDETTRRYWEGRDLIGRRRIGGFAKGVYKRGLLGNFIGAAHLLARLGGLNPKILLKAQSIEEQREIFDRDFAPMFDKGFIKWLTDQPASLFGLGIPPAQYEALAGDEKMAVVLRERLEKLACDFDIKDNYFAWQAFGRGYGEGPSASLPPYLQQAHYDEIVERVDRIEVRHTNFTDYLRGRPDGSLDRYILLDAQDWMTDEQLADLWSEITRTAKQDARVLFRTAGAPTILPGRVPDAILSRWAYRAEESLDYTRRDRSSIYGGVHLYVLGAAA
- a CDS encoding GntR family transcriptional regulator: MTALNSEDSPVYIKLRATISAAILRGDFRAGDQLPSVRALAAEHGANPLTVAKAYQSFQDDGYVEVRRGVGMFVLAGAAEKLRIAERDHFMQTSWPRIRDHITLLGLDASDLLERERA
- a CDS encoding nitroreductase translates to MFNDLSTPLAYLATRRSGKPRDLVAPGPDTAQLETILQIAGRTPDHGKLAPWRFVIVPAEARDRFAAMLLDAYRQERPQAARLEIEAVESFARQAPTLVVALFSPRTESHIPLWEQELSVGAACMNLLHAAHAMGFAGGWLTGWATYSETVRDSFGAAPERIAGFIFLGTPSRELEERPRPDLRTIVTEWSV
- a CDS encoding peptide MFS transporter, producing the protein MVDTPTADNPREPDISHVNPIGTGTWFEHPRQLKRLFTTEMWERFGYYGMRAILTLYLTNHFLFSDTTANGIYGGFTALVYLTPLVGGLIADNYLGSKRSVKFGAILMSIGYLILSFSASSDAAKPYSTIDGQKYEITAESTGPASGKFVLVDGQKLRIKGNDDKTVSLLDSGNKEVRKFADGEFKSDGERSPLFILMLLVGLSTVTVGNGFFKPNISTMVGTLYATGDRRRDAGFTMFYMGINLGSLISQFFCPMLAESVGFWAGFGLAALGMLCSWLLFQFDGGRLAGYGERPENADATKDWYIYIGALAMIPIFWFLFSNLMDYVEPAAGTGLIGYVLTLPIMGKALFLTFLLGVPVILIWSWLKGSRQEFQMMLAAMILIIFNVVFWTLFEQAGSSLTLFADRNTNLALEWTRPLFAMFHASPWSYYALAAALSAGIAWVLWWFFSSGEEPAIKRSMGMWFALGAFAAFVGLHFARSGLIDQPVYVMPAGQTQIFNALFIVMFAPIFSVLWTFLSKRGLEPSIPIKFALALMGVGAGFLFLVWGAQFASTDFKVGLAWLAGLYLIHSIAELCISPVGLSMITKLSIARVVGLMMGVWFLSISVAQYVAGMIAQVASVSTVGGEVTNLKVSLETYTTTFTWISEWAIGLGLLLLVLSWPLKKWMHGVK
- a CDS encoding NnrU family protein; this encodes MDGTEMVFAAAAAFVGTHFLLSHPLRRPIVARIGEGPFLGLYALVAAVTLGLLAFAYRAVGAEAALWPVGDGLWLVVTLVMLIASVLLLGSLIGNPALPNPGTPGDAPGEARGVFSITRHPMMWAFALWGASHIAVFPLPSNIILSGAVIVLALVGAALQDRKKEALQPERWRAWEAKTSYWPFAAIAAGRARFGGFKPHDLAGGVVLWLVATWAHLPLAGWAAGIWRWL
- a CDS encoding aldo/keto reductase, producing the protein MKYRTLGQDLKVSAIGVGCMPMVREGNIIYGSADDDESTRTIHAAIDLGINFFDTAQIYGPFANESLLGTAIRGKRDGLVIATKFGFRFSGNDIIGVDGSPANAREACEGSLKRLGIDTIDLFYQHRVDPNVSIEETVGGMAELVKEGKVRHLGLSEAGPETIRRAAKVHPIAALQSEYSIWERDVEGDILPACRENGIGFVPYSPLGRGFLAGGIRSLDDLAADDWRRNDPRYSAENMPANLAIVDAVAGVAQQHGVSNAQVALAWLLAQGEDIVPIPGFKRRTTMIDSAGAADVVLSIDDLTTLDAAAPRGGTSGPRYAERGMRMVRL
- a CDS encoding dicarboxylate/amino acid:cation symporter; its protein translation is MSQATRILLALIAGLVIGIAAASASADWALAATKITQPIGSAWLHGLQMVIVPLIVGLLVTGVGATADAARAGRIAGRSVVMFVILLWSATLMSALLVPMLLKLWPLPTAWAEALRTSLSRAAAPAGTVPNLGAFFDTVVPTNVVTAAAADAFLPLTVFAITFAFAITRLPPEPRALLTGFFQAIVDTMLVIITWVLKLAPIGIFALAYGVGAQTGAAAFGALLHYIVTVSAIGLVVLLAAYPVAAIFGRVGILRFARAVAPAQAVAISTQSSLASLPAMLKASAELGAPATSAGITLPIAVAIFRATSPAMNLAVALYVAHLLGMPIGPGALAAGVATAAITTMGSVSLPGTISFFASVAPVAVAMGVPIEALGLLVAVETIPDLFRTVGNVTMDVAVTISVARADGGAAEPEAEIVT
- the glmM gene encoding phosphoglucosamine mutase produces the protein MARKYFGTDGIRGATNAHPMTAAMAMKVGMAAGAHFQRGDHRHRVVIGKDTRLSGYMLESAMVAGFTSVGMDVVLLGPMPTPAVAMLTHSMRADLGVMISASHNPYADNGIKLFGPDGYKLSDEDELAIEALIDGDIPLVAGPDIGRARRVDDAKGRYIHFAKSTFPESLRLDGMRIVVDCANGAGYQVAPSALWELGADVIAIGVSPNGKNINDGVGSTAPDLLCETVVASGAQLGIALDGDADRLIVVDELGHVVDGDQLMATIASGYARAGRLKNGGLVATVMSNLGLERHLAAQGIGLIRTGVGDRQVLEAMRAQGYNVGGEQSGHIILSDYATTGDGLVAALQVLAELVWAGAPASEFLHRFDPVPQLLKNVRFKGGKPLQDESVKAVIAAAEAELAGQGRLVIRPSGTEPVIRVMAEGDDSDQVTRLVDRICDAVRVAAA
- a CDS encoding DUF1272 domain-containing protein; protein product: MLEMRPDCERCGVDLPADAPGAFICSFECTFCAECTEAMDDVCPNCGGELIDRPTRTGKRLERHPASTVRVYKGAA
- the thiD gene encoding bifunctional hydroxymethylpyrimidine kinase/phosphomethylpyrimidine kinase, which encodes MTARILIIAGSDSGGGAGIQADIKTVTMLGGHAMTAITAITAQNTLGVQGVHRVPTGTVIAQIDSVVSDIGVDAVKIGMIGSAETAHAVADRLEQMAGVPIVLDPVMVATSGSVLADDDTIAAFGRLMRVATVTTPNLPELAVLSATLPSVRPELVEGPFFLPSGAGEKNGASTSSARTEERTLVNHIGTALLVKGGHADGEEIEDRLIHADGSVQNWRAPRLHTTSSHGTGCTLSSAIATGLGEGMTLAQAVERAIRFVRRALEEAPGLGHGHGPMGQQFVTDFR
- a CDS encoding ribonuclease HII — its product is MRHEKLCLAPVVGVDEAGRGPLAGPVVAAAVILPAKGVPRGIDDSKKLSPAERARLHDRLRDCAMVGIGIVEADEIDTLNIFWATMKAMTLAVEALIRDGGCMPGHVLVDGNRLPRWDHPATAIISGDAISLSIAAASIVAKHTRDTIMIAHAESHPHYGWHSNKGYGSRTHLDALRQYGPSPLHRRSFAPVAQAWLDF